The following proteins are co-located in the Myroides profundi genome:
- a CDS encoding D-alanine--D-alanine ligase, with the protein MKHVAVIMGGYSSEYKISLTSGKVVCETLDRSKYIPYSIHIFENKWVYVDDKNDEFPIDKNDFSVNYKGNKITFDVVFNAIHGTPGEDGLMQAYFSLIGMPHTSCDYYQAALTMNKRDMLSVLKPFGIKTAISYYLNEGDVINTEEIIQRVGLPCFVKPNRSGSSFGISKAKTTEELLTAIDLAYKEDNEIIIESFLNGTEVSVGVIDYQGEIKVLPMTEIVSENDFFDYEAKYLGKSQEITPARIDDKIRDKVADIASRVYTILNMQGFSRSEFIIVDGVPFLLEMNTVPGLTNESILPQQAKAANIALADLFDNAIVLALQKAN; encoded by the coding sequence ATGAAGCACGTAGCAGTAATTATGGGGGGATATTCTAGTGAATACAAAATCTCATTGACTAGTGGTAAAGTGGTATGCGAAACACTAGACCGCTCTAAGTATATTCCTTATTCAATACATATCTTTGAAAACAAATGGGTGTATGTAGATGATAAAAATGATGAATTCCCTATTGATAAAAATGACTTTTCGGTAAACTATAAAGGCAACAAAATCACTTTTGATGTTGTATTTAACGCTATACATGGTACTCCTGGAGAAGATGGATTAATGCAAGCTTATTTCTCTCTTATCGGAATGCCTCATACTTCATGTGACTACTATCAAGCTGCTTTAACGATGAATAAAAGAGATATGCTTTCTGTCTTAAAACCATTTGGTATTAAAACAGCTATCTCTTATTATCTAAATGAAGGAGATGTTATCAATACAGAAGAAATTATTCAACGTGTTGGACTGCCTTGTTTTGTAAAACCAAATAGATCTGGTTCTAGCTTTGGTATCTCAAAAGCAAAAACTACAGAGGAACTACTTACTGCCATAGACCTAGCATATAAAGAAGATAACGAGATTATAATCGAAAGCTTCTTAAATGGTACAGAGGTATCTGTCGGGGTTATTGACTATCAAGGAGAAATAAAAGTACTACCTATGACAGAAATAGTTTCTGAAAACGACTTCTTTGACTACGAAGCTAAATACTTAGGTAAGTCTCAAGAGATAACTCCTGCTAGAATAGATGATAAGATTAGGGATAAAGTAGCGGATATAGCTAGTAGAGTATATACAATATTAAATATGCAAGGCTTCTCACGCAGTGAATTTATCATTGTAGATGGAGTTCCATTTTTATTAGAAATGAATACCGTACCAGGTTTAACGAACGAAAGTATACTTCCACAACAAGCAAAAGCGGCTAATATTGCCCTAGCTGACTTGTTTGACAATGCAATTGTTTTAGCTTTGCAGAAAGCAAATTAA
- a CDS encoding protein-disulfide reductase DsbD family protein, translating into MRKLAYLLLFLLSFISVQAQITNPAKWQSKIEKKSDTEYTITWDAVIEKNWHLYSQYNPEGGSLPLEFIYNNQEGNYTLEGKAKESETKTSFNDVFGVDEIYFVDSAKLVQDIKITNSAVETIQVELAYQVCDEMCISQSNLFVYDLKTLETREVKNFEDLATTTVDTKKDSDTTDTTVATTGNTKEEKKGLFTIFFLAFLSGFAALLTPCVFPMIPMTVSFFTKQSKTRAKGIKNAIIYGLSIILIYVVLGTIVTAIFGADSLNALSTNVYFNIIFFLLLVIFATSFLGAFEIMLPNSWANKVDSQADRGGIIGILFMALALAIVSFSCTGPIVGTLLVEAASKGGIAPIVGMLGFSLALALPFMLFAMFPGWLNSMPRSGGWLNTVKVSLGFLELALAFKFLSNADLVLQAHWLEREVFLAIWIAIFGAWALYLLGKIRLPHDSPTDSISVGRLFMALLVSVFTIYMIPGLWGAPLKIISGFPPPMTYSESPYGVGGKGGNAGGVATAIPDGAKLGAHDIIAFTDYEKGMAYARSVNKPVLLDFTGFACVNCRKMEDYVWSEAEVLSILKNEVVLISLYVDDKKELPENEQYISETTGKKIKTIGNKWSDFQMKHYQANAQPYYIVLDKEGNRLNEAVGYMPDAPEYKAWLESGINKVK; encoded by the coding sequence ATGAGAAAATTAGCTTATTTGCTACTTTTTTTATTGTCATTTATATCAGTGCAGGCTCAGATTACTAATCCTGCTAAATGGCAATCTAAAATTGAGAAAAAGTCTGATACAGAATACACCATTACTTGGGATGCTGTAATAGAAAAGAACTGGCATTTATACTCCCAATATAACCCAGAAGGAGGTTCGTTGCCTTTAGAGTTTATTTATAATAATCAAGAAGGAAATTATACATTAGAAGGCAAGGCAAAGGAGAGTGAAACAAAGACTTCATTTAATGATGTCTTTGGTGTGGATGAAATCTACTTCGTAGACTCTGCTAAACTAGTTCAAGACATTAAGATAACCAATTCTGCTGTGGAAACTATCCAAGTAGAATTAGCTTATCAGGTATGTGATGAAATGTGTATTAGTCAGAGTAACTTATTTGTTTACGATTTAAAGACACTTGAAACCAGAGAAGTAAAGAACTTCGAAGATTTAGCAACTACTACTGTAGATACTAAAAAGGACAGTGATACAACTGATACAACAGTAGCTACAACAGGAAATACTAAAGAAGAGAAAAAAGGATTGTTTACTATTTTCTTCTTAGCCTTCTTATCAGGGTTTGCAGCATTACTTACGCCATGTGTATTCCCAATGATTCCGATGACAGTGAGTTTCTTCACTAAACAGTCTAAGACTAGAGCAAAGGGAATTAAGAATGCAATTATCTATGGATTATCTATCATTCTTATCTATGTAGTATTAGGAACGATAGTGACTGCAATATTTGGAGCAGATTCATTAAACGCACTTTCTACGAATGTGTATTTTAATATTATCTTCTTCTTATTGTTAGTGATATTCGCTACTTCATTCTTAGGAGCATTCGAGATTATGCTACCTAACTCATGGGCTAATAAAGTAGATTCTCAAGCAGACAGAGGAGGTATTATAGGTATCTTATTTATGGCATTAGCACTTGCTATAGTATCATTCTCATGTACAGGACCTATCGTAGGAACACTATTAGTAGAAGCAGCATCTAAAGGAGGTATAGCACCTATCGTAGGAATGTTAGGGTTCTCTCTAGCATTAGCATTACCATTTATGTTATTCGCTATGTTCCCTGGATGGTTAAACTCTATGCCACGTTCAGGAGGATGGTTAAATACTGTGAAAGTGTCTTTAGGATTCTTAGAGTTAGCTTTAGCGTTTAAATTCTTGTCTAATGCAGATCTTGTATTACAAGCACATTGGTTAGAAAGAGAAGTATTCTTAGCGATCTGGATTGCTATCTTTGGAGCATGGGCATTATATTTATTAGGAAAGATCAGACTACCACATGATAGCCCTACAGATAGTATATCAGTAGGAAGATTATTTATGGCTTTATTAGTATCTGTATTTACGATTTATATGATACCAGGACTATGGGGAGCACCACTTAAGATTATCTCAGGTTTCCCTCCACCGATGACGTATTCAGAAAGTCCTTATGGTGTTGGAGGAAAAGGTGGTAATGCAGGAGGAGTAGCTACTGCTATTCCAGACGGAGCTAAACTAGGAGCGCATGATATTATTGCCTTTACAGATTATGAGAAAGGTATGGCTTATGCTAGGTCTGTAAATAAACCAGTCTTACTTGACTTCACAGGATTTGCATGTGTGAACTGTCGTAAGATGGAAGATTATGTATGGTCAGAAGCAGAAGTATTATCTATCTTAAAAAATGAAGTTGTTTTAATTTCATTATATGTAGATGATAAGAAAGAGTTGCCTGAGAACGAACAATATATTTCTGAAACTACAGGTAAGAAAATAAAAACAATTGGTAATAAATGGAGTGATTTCCAAATGAAACATTACCAAGCGAATGCACAGCCTTACTATATCGTATTAGATAAAGAAGGTAATCGCTTAAATGAAGCTGTTGGTTATATGCCAGATGCACCAGAGTATAAAGCTTGGTTAGAAAGCGGAATTAATAAAGTGAAATAA
- a CDS encoding NUDIX hydrolase, with translation MYKVFVNDKPLFLTDKIEKETDFQLFLLDSVDIDKIIIKYFQNKIEKAFLYHPDEKEILKKIKEKIPVQKAGGGVVFNPKGEILFILRSGKWDLPKGGIEKGEEMEETAIREVEEETGVSKLKIVRKLPKTYHIFKRNGKYRLKITTWYEMTSTFDGPLVGQIEEDIEQVAWLNKEQIREAMNNSYENIKLLIDELGILKDE, from the coding sequence ATGTATAAAGTTTTTGTAAACGACAAACCATTGTTCTTAACAGATAAAATCGAGAAAGAAACCGATTTTCAACTGTTCTTATTAGATAGTGTCGATATTGACAAAATTATCATTAAATATTTTCAAAATAAAATTGAGAAGGCTTTTTTATATCATCCTGATGAAAAAGAGATCTTAAAGAAGATAAAAGAAAAGATACCTGTACAGAAAGCAGGAGGTGGAGTTGTGTTTAATCCAAAGGGAGAAATTCTTTTTATTCTTAGAAGTGGTAAGTGGGACTTACCAAAAGGAGGAATAGAGAAAGGAGAAGAAATGGAGGAAACAGCTATACGAGAGGTAGAGGAAGAAACAGGTGTGTCTAAACTAAAGATAGTGCGTAAGTTGCCTAAAACGTATCATATCTTTAAACGAAATGGTAAGTATAGACTAAAGATCACTACTTGGTATGAGATGACTTCTACTTTTGACGGACCATTAGTAGGGCAGATAGAAGAGGACATAGAACAAGTGGCTTGGTTAAATAAAGAACAAATCCGAGAGGCAATGAATAACTCTTATGAGAATATTAAGTTGCTTATAGATGAACTAGGAATATTAAAAGATGAATAA
- the coaD gene encoding pantetheine-phosphate adenylyltransferase, whose product MRRAVLPGSFDPITNGHYDIIKRALPLFDEIIVAIGVNSDKKYMFSLEDRKRFIEETFKDEPKIKVATYEGLTTDFCFKVDAQFILRGLRNPADFEFEKAIAHTNRFLTKIETVFLLTAASTSFISSSIVRDVIRNKGDYSKLVPPTVKF is encoded by the coding sequence ATGAGAAGAGCAGTTTTGCCAGGTTCTTTTGATCCTATTACAAATGGCCATTATGATATTATCAAAAGAGCATTACCGCTATTTGATGAAATTATTGTTGCTATCGGAGTAAACTCAGATAAGAAATATATGTTTTCACTAGAAGACAGAAAGCGTTTTATAGAAGAAACATTTAAAGATGAACCTAAAATTAAAGTAGCTACTTATGAAGGACTAACTACAGATTTCTGTTTTAAAGTAGATGCACAGTTCATTCTTAGAGGACTAAGAAACCCTGCTGACTTCGAGTTTGAGAAAGCAATTGCACATACAAACCGTTTCTTGACAAAAATAGAAACTGTCTTTTTACTAACAGCTGCTAGTACTTCATTTATTAGCTCTAGTATAGTAAGAGATGTTATCCGTAATAAAGGAGACTATTCTAAACTAGTCCCTCCTACCGTAAAATTCTAA
- the tilS gene encoding tRNA lysidine(34) synthetase TilS, with translation MFNQFKLHIENNFRELLEEPLLLAVSGGIDSIVLVHLCHKLGLDITIAHCNFHLRGEDSNGDQRFVEELGTRLGVPVFVAEFDTELYATEHKVSIQIAARELRYDWFRELATQQKKTYLLTAHHLDDSMETFLINLSRGTGIEGLLGIPARNGYIRRPLLPFTREDIAHYAEENQITWREDITNSQTKYLRNKIRRNILPLLKETNEHFCQSFLQTIEYLQQSVDLSEDASKYYYSQVVTEHGGEEISINLEKLKSLSSPKAYLYKWLSPLGFTAWSDIEDLINGASGKMIYSSTHVLLKNRGEFIIKPLPQEKENKEQIYLLENKQTLTQPLTISITPYEEKQLTSDASTIYVDGDLLTFPLTIRKYRSGDRFIPFGMKGTKKVSKFFKDEKFSLFDKENTWLLCSDNKIVWVIGSRMDERFKIKDTTTNIIKIQINL, from the coding sequence ATGTTTAATCAGTTTAAATTACATATAGAGAATAACTTCAGAGAGTTATTAGAAGAACCATTATTATTAGCAGTAAGTGGAGGGATAGATAGTATCGTTTTAGTGCATTTATGTCATAAGTTAGGACTAGATATAACGATAGCTCACTGCAATTTCCATTTAAGAGGAGAAGATAGTAATGGAGATCAACGGTTTGTAGAAGAGTTAGGTACTAGATTAGGTGTTCCCGTTTTTGTAGCAGAGTTTGATACAGAACTATATGCCACAGAGCACAAGGTGTCTATACAGATTGCAGCTAGAGAATTGCGATATGATTGGTTTAGAGAACTAGCTACACAACAGAAGAAGACCTATCTATTAACCGCTCATCACTTAGATGATTCTATGGAGACTTTCTTGATTAACTTATCTAGAGGTACAGGTATAGAAGGATTATTAGGGATACCTGCTAGAAATGGCTATATCAGAAGACCCTTATTGCCATTTACTAGAGAGGATATCGCTCATTATGCAGAAGAGAATCAGATTACTTGGAGAGAAGATATAACAAATAGTCAGACAAAATATTTGCGTAATAAAATTCGTAGGAATATATTGCCACTTCTAAAAGAGACGAATGAACATTTTTGTCAGTCTTTTTTACAGACAATAGAGTATTTACAGCAGTCAGTAGATTTGAGTGAAGATGCTAGTAAATATTATTACAGTCAGGTAGTTACAGAACATGGCGGTGAGGAGATAAGTATTAACTTAGAGAAGTTAAAAAGTCTTTCGTCACCTAAAGCATATTTGTATAAGTGGTTATCTCCTTTAGGATTTACAGCTTGGTCTGATATCGAAGACTTAATTAATGGAGCATCAGGGAAGATGATTTATTCATCTACTCATGTACTGTTGAAGAATAGAGGAGAGTTTATTATAAAACCTCTTCCACAAGAAAAAGAGAATAAAGAACAAATATATTTATTAGAGAACAAACAAACATTAACCCAACCACTAACGATTAGTATAACACCTTATGAAGAAAAACAGTTAACAAGCGATGCTTCGACCATTTATGTAGATGGGGATTTATTGACTTTTCCATTGACTATACGTAAATATCGAAGTGGCGATAGATTTATCCCATTTGGGATGAAAGGAACAAAGAAAGTGAGTAAGTTTTTTAAAGACGAGAAGTTTAGTCTATTTGATAAAGAGAACACTTGGCTTTTATGTTCAGACAATAAGATTGTATGGGTTATCGGTAGTCGAATGGATGAACGATTTAAGATAAAAGATACAACAACAAACATTATTAAAATTCAAATTAATCTATGA
- the pyrE gene encoding orotate phosphoribosyltransferase — protein MIFNKETAHKTAESLLQINAIKLNPKNPFTWASGWKSPIYCDNRITLSYPEIRKFLQKEFAENIVAKYGKPDVIAGVATGAIGIGLLVAEALELPFVYVRPEPKKHGRQNQIEGQLEAGKSVIVIEDLISTGKSSLQAVDALKENGANILGMAAIFTYEFQVAEDNFKNAGIELTTLSNYSSLLENAVNQKYISDSDLDTLQEWRKNPAEWNQ, from the coding sequence ATGATTTTTAATAAAGAAACAGCACACAAAACTGCCGAGTCACTTCTGCAAATTAACGCAATTAAATTAAATCCTAAAAATCCTTTTACTTGGGCTTCAGGATGGAAATCACCTATTTATTGCGATAACCGTATCACATTGTCTTATCCAGAGATTAGAAAATTCTTACAAAAAGAATTTGCTGAGAACATCGTAGCTAAATATGGCAAACCAGATGTAATCGCAGGAGTAGCTACAGGAGCTATCGGTATAGGCCTTCTAGTAGCAGAAGCATTAGAATTACCTTTTGTCTATGTACGTCCTGAACCTAAAAAACACGGAAGACAAAATCAAATCGAAGGACAATTAGAAGCTGGTAAATCAGTTATTGTTATCGAAGATCTTATCAGTACTGGTAAAAGTAGCTTACAAGCCGTTGACGCACTAAAAGAGAACGGAGCTAATATCCTAGGTATGGCTGCTATCTTTACTTATGAATTCCAAGTAGCTGAAGACAACTTCAAAAATGCAGGAATTGAACTAACTACATTAAGTAACTATTCTTCTTTATTAGAAAATGCAGTAAACCAAAAATATATTTCAGATAGCGATCTAGACACACTACAAGAGTGGAGAAAGAATCCTGCTGAATGGAATCAATAA
- a CDS encoding ATP-dependent Clp protease adaptor ClpS codes for MSTQEQIQENVDVSELLNGNSEIVLYNDDVNTFDHVIDTLIRVCDHTSEQAEQCAVLVHYTGKCTVKTGEFKKLKSQCLQLLDAGLSAEII; via the coding sequence ATGAGTACACAAGAACAAATTCAGGAGAATGTAGATGTATCTGAATTACTGAATGGAAACAGTGAAATTGTTTTGTATAATGACGATGTAAATACATTTGACCATGTAATAGATACACTGATTCGCGTATGTGATCATACGTCTGAACAAGCAGAGCAATGTGCTGTATTAGTACACTATACAGGTAAATGTACGGTTAAAACAGGAGAATTTAAGAAACTTAAATCTCAGTGTTTACAATTATTAGATGCAGGCTTAAGCGCTGAAATTATCTAA
- the prfH gene encoding peptide chain release factor H, protein MAKVIQITSGRGPQECDFAVKKIAQLFIDDAVKSNIKVDPIQDETDAHGASVFIQIVETSKEVDTFLKTWLGTIQWICESPFRPKHKRKNWYIGIFESTKASDPAILDRDIQYQAVRSSGAGGQNVNKVSSAVRATHLPTGITVLAMDSRSQHQNKKLATERLVEKLQNMALNEVKLEEKNTWLNQTKIERGNPTRTFIGIKFRDK, encoded by the coding sequence ATGGCTAAAGTTATTCAGATTACATCAGGTAGAGGTCCCCAAGAGTGTGATTTTGCCGTTAAGAAGATCGCACAACTTTTTATAGACGACGCAGTCAAATCCAATATTAAAGTTGATCCAATACAGGATGAAACCGACGCACATGGCGCGTCGGTCTTTATCCAAATCGTCGAAACGTCTAAAGAAGTTGATACTTTTTTGAAAACTTGGTTAGGTACAATACAGTGGATTTGCGAAAGTCCCTTTAGACCTAAACACAAAAGAAAGAATTGGTACATCGGTATTTTTGAAAGCACTAAAGCAAGTGATCCTGCGATTCTTGACCGTGATATTCAATACCAAGCTGTACGCAGTTCTGGAGCTGGCGGACAGAATGTCAATAAAGTTAGCTCCGCTGTAAGAGCTACTCATCTGCCTACAGGTATTACTGTATTAGCTATGGATAGTAGATCTCAGCACCAAAACAAAAAACTAGCCACTGAACGACTAGTCGAAAAACTTCAAAATATGGCATTAAATGAAGTCAAACTAGAAGAAAAGAACACATGGCTAAACCAAACGAAAATAGAGAGAGGTAACCCTACTCGAACTTTCATTGGCATAAAATTTAGAGATAAATAA
- a CDS encoding PASTA domain-containing protein, with protein sequence MKLMDFLKSRAFFISLASAVVIVILGVFLALKWLAHTTNHGEKIEVPSLIKLDTDQALQLLEKNELNMVVLDTLDYDKDFPPLSIVEQDPAPKTGVKTNRKIYVKINASGYGNVKLPKLEELTYRQALATIRSLGLKEGTITYQTFIGKDVVLKVYQKGKVLNEGDKIAKDSRIDFVLGDGRAGYSEEELDVAPAIEDANGNSSNSSEFDF encoded by the coding sequence ATGAAATTAATGGATTTTCTAAAAAGTAGAGCCTTTTTTATTTCCTTAGCGAGTGCAGTCGTAATCGTTATACTAGGTGTATTCTTAGCGCTTAAGTGGTTGGCACATACGACTAATCATGGAGAAAAGATAGAAGTACCGAGTTTAATTAAGTTAGATACTGACCAGGCATTACAACTGTTAGAGAAAAACGAGTTGAATATGGTTGTGTTAGATACACTTGATTATGATAAAGATTTCCCTCCGTTAAGTATTGTAGAGCAGGATCCTGCTCCGAAGACGGGTGTGAAAACGAATAGAAAGATATATGTGAAGATTAATGCGTCGGGTTATGGTAATGTAAAATTGCCAAAGTTAGAAGAGTTGACTTACCGCCAGGCCTTAGCTACTATTAGATCATTAGGTTTAAAAGAAGGAACGATTACATACCAGACTTTCATTGGAAAGGATGTTGTGCTTAAAGTTTATCAAAAAGGTAAAGTCTTAAATGAAGGGGATAAAATAGCAAAAGACTCTAGAATTGACTTTGTTTTAGGAGATGGTAGAGCGGGTTACTCAGAAGAAGAGCTTGACGTAGCTCCAGCTATCGAAGATGCGAATGGCAATTCTAGTAATTCTAGTGAATTTGATTTTTAA
- a CDS encoding RluA family pseudouridine synthase: MQEDNVEMFDDLEGELFEHYRFEAGKGQAPLRVDKFLMNLVENATRNKIQQAATNGNIFVNDIPVKSNHKVKANDVVRVLMKQPPFENIIIPENIPLDIVYEDDSLLVVNKPAGLVVHPGHGNYTGTLVNALAYHFENLPLNSSERPGLVHRIDKDTSGLLVVAKTEWAMTELQKQFAEKTSEREYVAMVWGNVEEDEGTIESYIGRHVKDRMQMAAFDDESMGKWAVTHYKVLERLGYVTLVSCRLETGRTHQIRVHMKHIGHTLFNDERYGGNLILKGTTFTKYKQFVDNCFAVLPRQALHAKTLGFTHPITKERMRFNSDIPTDMVECIEKWRTYAQASNFGNKVDGL; the protein is encoded by the coding sequence ATGCAAGAAGATAATGTAGAAATGTTCGATGACTTAGAAGGTGAGTTATTTGAGCATTATAGATTTGAAGCAGGGAAAGGACAAGCTCCTTTAAGAGTGGATAAGTTTTTAATGAATTTAGTAGAGAATGCTACACGTAATAAAATACAGCAAGCAGCTACTAATGGCAATATATTCGTGAATGATATACCTGTAAAATCAAATCACAAAGTAAAAGCTAATGATGTGGTGCGTGTGTTGATGAAACAACCTCCATTCGAGAATATCATTATACCAGAGAATATTCCTCTTGATATAGTGTATGAGGATGATTCATTATTAGTAGTGAATAAACCAGCAGGTCTAGTGGTACACCCAGGACATGGTAACTATACAGGAACTCTAGTAAATGCTTTAGCCTATCACTTTGAGAATTTACCACTGAATAGTAGTGAAAGACCAGGACTAGTCCACCGTATTGATAAAGATACTAGTGGTCTGTTAGTGGTAGCAAAGACAGAATGGGCAATGACTGAACTGCAAAAGCAATTTGCAGAGAAGACATCTGAGCGTGAGTATGTTGCTATGGTATGGGGGAATGTAGAAGAAGATGAAGGTACAATAGAGAGTTATATCGGTCGTCACGTCAAAGATAGAATGCAGATGGCAGCCTTCGATGATGAGAGTATGGGTAAATGGGCTGTGACGCATTATAAAGTACTTGAGCGCTTAGGATATGTTACTTTAGTATCTTGCCGTCTAGAGACAGGTCGTACCCATCAGATACGTGTTCACATGAAACATATTGGACATACGCTGTTTAACGATGAACGTTATGGTGGTAACTTAATTCTTAAGGGAACGACATTTACGAAATATAAGCAGTTTGTAGATAATTGTTTTGCTGTTCTACCTAGACAGGCATTACATGCCAAAACACTTGGATTTACACATCCTATAACTAAAGAAAGAATGAGGTTCAACTCTGATATACCTACAGATATGGTAGAGTGTATAGAGAAATGGAGAACGTATGCTCAAGCTTCTAATTTCGGTAATAAAGTAGATGGACTATAG
- a CDS encoding RtcB family protein produces the protein MGRKLSGRDFIKIGFPQNNTINIALGQVNRYKKKENKNNILEEAKLVLKNPDSYIGDGIWGKVAESMIKQVEVKKHQLNTNRVPFSIYGEDAIDEQTKYQLFTALKLPVAIQGALMPDAHYGYGLPIGGVLATDNAVIPYGVGVDIGCRMSMSVFNLPASFLKGKDHMLLNILSEHTKFGMYDTHKVKADHEVFSREEFKNIPFVKGLLDKAYKQLGTSGSGNHFVEFGIVRLTETKPEWRLEPGEYIAVLSHSGSRGLGANIAKHYTYLATKQCPLPSNAQHLAWLDLNTHDGQEYWLAMNLAGDYAKACHDDIHRRIAKALGKQIAFTIENHHNFAWKEVINNKELIVHRKGATPAAEGQLGIIPGSMTTNGYIVEGLGNAESLNSASHGAGRLHSRTTCKQKFTKSEIKKELSSTGVQLIGGSVDEAPMAYKDINAVMQAQSELVKVLGSFTPKFVRMDK, from the coding sequence ATGGGAAGGAAACTTTCTGGGAGAGACTTTATTAAAATAGGCTTTCCTCAAAATAATACAATAAACATCGCCTTAGGGCAAGTAAATAGATATAAGAAAAAAGAAAACAAAAACAACATACTTGAAGAAGCTAAGCTTGTACTAAAGAACCCTGATTCTTACATAGGAGACGGTATCTGGGGCAAAGTAGCAGAGAGTATGATAAAGCAAGTAGAAGTCAAAAAGCATCAACTGAATACCAATAGAGTTCCATTCTCTATCTATGGAGAAGACGCTATAGACGAACAGACGAAGTACCAACTGTTCACTGCTTTAAAATTACCTGTAGCAATACAGGGGGCATTAATGCCTGACGCTCATTACGGTTATGGATTACCTATCGGAGGAGTATTAGCTACTGATAATGCTGTTATTCCTTATGGAGTAGGTGTAGATATAGGATGCCGTATGAGTATGTCAGTCTTTAATCTACCTGCCAGCTTCCTAAAAGGGAAAGACCATATGTTGTTAAACATATTATCAGAACATACTAAGTTCGGGATGTATGACACACATAAAGTCAAAGCTGATCATGAAGTATTCAGTAGAGAGGAATTTAAAAACATTCCTTTTGTAAAAGGTTTATTAGATAAAGCGTATAAACAATTAGGAACATCAGGTAGTGGTAACCACTTCGTAGAGTTTGGAATCGTTAGATTAACGGAGACTAAACCCGAGTGGAGATTAGAACCTGGAGAATATATCGCAGTTCTTTCACATAGTGGATCAAGAGGTCTTGGAGCTAATATCGCTAAGCACTATACATATTTAGCAACTAAACAATGCCCTCTACCAAGCAATGCACAACATTTAGCTTGGTTAGACCTCAACACACATGATGGGCAAGAGTATTGGTTAGCCATGAATCTTGCAGGAGATTATGCGAAGGCATGCCACGATGATATACACCGTCGCATTGCGAAAGCATTAGGTAAGCAGATAGCTTTCACTATCGAAAACCATCATAACTTCGCTTGGAAAGAAGTGATTAATAACAAAGAATTAATTGTTCACCGCAAAGGAGCTACTCCTGCTGCAGAAGGACAATTAGGAATAATCCCAGGATCGATGACTACTAATGGCTATATAGTCGAAGGTCTGGGAAATGCAGAGAGCTTAAATTCTGCCTCTCATGGAGCAGGACGCCTACACTCACGCACAACATGTAAACAGAAGTTTACCAAGAGTGAGATTAAGAAAGAGCTTAGCTCTACAGGTGTTCAACTTATAGGAGGTAGCGTAGATGAAGCCCCAATGGCTTATAAAGACATCAATGCAGTGATGCAAGCTCAAAGCGAATTAGTAAAAGTATTGGGAAGCTTTACCCCTAAATTTGTAAGAATGGATAAGTAA